The genomic region ACACCTCCAAAATGGTACCATTCTGTAATGGCCAGAATGCTGTGCAGCTATGTTTACACAGATGTTACACCTTTATTAATACAGTATGAATTCTACAATCCATTTTTGTGTGCCTTTCTTAAACATGGCATGCTTTGTGAATGCATTCATTCATGTTAACTATGGCATTAATTCATTAATCACATCTGTACTTAGGCTACCATTATTAAGGGAGTATCACAGCTCAATTAGCTTTATTTAGCTAATAATAGTTCGCTTTTATAAGGGCTTTCTCTAACATGTGTTACTGTATTTTCTCTTTCAGCCTTGGAAGTGGGAAAAAGGGACATAATTTTTCTCATTGACAGCACTATGGGTGCCACAACGATCAACTCTCTTCGAGAGTTTATCAAAAGGTTTGTTGACACCATGCCAATCGGACCGGACCAAGTGCAAGTAGGTGTGGCCCAGTTCAGCAACGCTGCCAGACTTGAGATAGACCTGAACTCATATGGATCCAAGGAGGACCTGAATGCGGCTCTGGGAAGACTCAAGCCAAGACCGGGACAAGTGGTGAACATCGGGGTGGCCCTGGACTTTGTGAGGACCAACATGCTGAGGGCTGAAAAGGGAAGTCGTATTCAGCAGGGTGTGCCCCAGCTGGTGCTGTTGATGACCAGTAAAAAGTCCAGTGACAGTGTGGGGCAGGCTGCTGAGGCACTGCAGCGCATGGGTGTTCTGACCCTGGCCACTGGCTCTAAGACTGCCGATGAGCAGGAGCTGAAGCAGATTGCCATTGATGAGAGTTTGGTGTTCATGCTGAAGGACTTCCGCATATTGCTTCGCAACCCAAGGAtgattgtctctctcctctccactctatcTGGGGTTGTGGTGACTGAGGAACCCACAGAGCCAGGTAATGCTCCTCTCCTATTGTTACTAGGATTTATACTAGCTTCTTACATAAAATGTATACCTCACATGTCCGGTGGCATTTTCTTACCCCAAGACTCCAAAAGGCACAGGTgttaaactcattccatggagggccgagaTTCTGCAGTTTTTCACTCCTCCATTGTATTTGATTGAtcaattaaggtcactgattagttaggaactcccctcacctagGGCTTTATTCAAAATCATTGACATCTAATAGTTGTAACTTGAATATTAGAATAGATGTAATGATGGTTTTTTCCTCCCCTGTTTTTTCCCCAGTGGTTGAAATTACAACAGTGCAGACCCAGCGAGTAGTCAGAGACATCGTCTTTATGGTGGATGGCTCTAGCTACATTGGAGGTGCCAATCTTCCATATGTTCGGGATTTCATTGTCGGCGTGGTAAACCTGCTAGACGTGCGGCCCGACAGGGTGCGCATTGGGCTTATGCAGTTTGCAGAGAACCCAAAGATCGAATTCtacctgaacacacacaaaacaaagcaAGATGTGCTGGCTAGAGTTGATCAGCTCAGGCTAATGGGAGGATCTGCTTTGAACACTGGAGCGGCTATGGATTATGCCCTTACCAACATGTTCCAGGCCTCGACTGGGTCACGTAAGAGGCAGGGTGTCCAACAGGTTCTTCTCCTGATCACTGGAGGCCCATCCCAGGATGAGGTTAAAAAGATTGCAGACAAAGTGGCTGTGGCGGGTGTACTGACCTTCACAGTCAGTGCTGGCCAGGCAGATGAGGCCTACTTGAAGACGGTCGCTTTCGTCCCAAACTTGGCTTACCATGAAAGCAGATTTTCTAGCCTACCAAGTGTTGTTGAACAGATCATGACTCCTTTGATTTCTGTGGTCGGCGACACCGACATCTCAGTAACAGACATCGAAATAACCAAGGAACCTGGTAAGCTTTATGTTGTATTTGAGCTTTTATCAGTACATTTTGGATTTAACAGTGGATATtaaatatttaaacatttaaaattgTATTAAAGACATAGAACAAACTGAAAAGTAATGCCATTGACTCTTTTCTTACAGCAGTTGTTGGAGGTGAGAGGGATGTTGCATTCCTGATTGACGGCTCGGATAATGTCCGAGCAGATTTCCCCTACATCCGGGACTTTATCATCAAAGTCATTGAGCCTCTTGATATTGGACAAGAAAGAGTTCGGATTTCAGTTGTCCAACATAGTGAGAGGCCAGCTCCCAACTTCTACCTGAATACATATAAGGATAAGGCTGAAGTGTTAAGGGCTGTTAATGATCTAAGACTGGCCGGTGGAAGCAGTCTAAACACTGGAATGGCCTTGAAATTCATGAAGGACACTATCCTGTCCCCGGTTCATGGTAGCCGTGCGGCCCAAAATGTCCCCCAGTTTTTGATAGTATTGACTGGAGGCAAGTCAAAGGATAGTGTGAAGGAATCTGCTAGCGCTTTAAAGACCGATGGAGTGGTACCATTTGGCGTTGGTGTCAAGGATGCAGACCCTAAGCAAATCGAGGCCATTTCTCACAATCCATCCTTTGCTTTCAATGTGAAGGAATTCAGCCAGCTCAATATGGTACAACAAAGGCTCAATAGCTATGTGAGCCTTCCCAAGGAAGAGTTGAAGGTCATTCTGGACCAAGGTAAGCAAACGTTTTTGTCATGTTCTGTGTTGATGATGCTCTTTGTGCTGTGATGTATTTTTCTTCTAAACGTGCCTTGTTTGTTGTGTCTTAGCCTCGGTTCATGCTTATGCTATCTCAGTTCATACTGATGCTGTGAAAAGAGATATTGTATTCCTGCTGGATGGTTCTGATGGCACAAGGAGTGGATTCCCAGCAGTGCGAGATTTTATTCAAAGTATAGTGGGTAAACTATctgtggaggagaacagagacagagttTCTGTGGTTCAGTACGCTGACAAACCAGAGGCCCATTTCTATCTAAACTCTCACAAAACAAAGGATGCCATTATTAATGCCATAAGTAAAATGAGGCACAAGGGTGGAAGGAGCCTAAACACTGGGGCAGCTCTCCAGTTTGTAAGACACCGTGTCTTTACAGCCTCCTCTGGCAGTAGACGACTGGAAGGTGTGCCCCAGATTCTGATCCTTTTGACTAGCAAGAAATCCAGAGATGATGTTAAGGGTCCTGCTGTAGCTCTTAAAGATCTGGAAATTGTGTCATTGGGGGTCGGAGTTGGGGACGCCAATGTCCGTGAATTGGAAATGATTTCCTTCCAACCTGGTTTCACATACCAGGTCACCGAGTTCTCTGAGCTTCCCACAATCCAGCCACAGCTTGTTGCTGCGC from Oncorhynchus masou masou isolate Uvic2021 chromosome 29, UVic_Omas_1.1, whole genome shotgun sequence harbors:
- the LOC135519623 gene encoding LOW QUALITY PROTEIN: collagen alpha-3(VI) chain (The sequence of the model RefSeq protein was modified relative to this genomic sequence to represent the inferred CDS: inserted 5 bases in 3 codons; substituted 3 bases at 3 genomic stop codons) is translated as MRKHRMLALCALLGVLFAGLLPKLDAQEEDCAQGLAADIYFLVDSSWIMGHENFQYVRQFLXSVVKALHESGXFALVQXSGSPRTEFQPIMYPSPLGALAHIRAIAYLGGDTYMGXRTGSRAGEGVTHVVVVLTDGRSQDXQVLWLARVKVFAVGVQDTVDWELREMARALQDTHVFSVDSFLALRGVIQDLVVVCLCGAVTQAGDAPVVVEAKXVPRDVTAQESADLVLLIDGSENVGAANFPRVRDLAMKVIEGLDVGRDTIRVAVALYSVDPEVQFFLNTYENKAAVLDAVKAIQFTGNNEANLGAALEKVAESLLSPASGGRAEEGVPQALVVISAGPSNDDFSAGDRALKAASVITFGVVVGGTATAELETIATDKSFVLSAPDFRAVASMGDQLLPYVNGVAQGTIVVLNEFTEALEVGKRDIIFLIDSTMGATTINSLREFIKRFVDTMPIGPDQVQVGVAQFSNAARLEIDLNSYGSKEDLNAALGRLKPRPGQVVNIGVALDFVRTNMLRAEKGSRIQQGVPQLVLLMTSKKSSDSVGQAAEALQRMGVLTLATGSKTADEQELKQIAIDESLVFMLKDFRILLRNPRMIVSLLSTLSGVVVTEEPTEPVVEITTVQTQRVVRDIVFMVDGSSYIGGANLPYVRDFIVGVVNLLDVRPDRVRIGLMQFAENPKIEFYLNTHKTKQDVLARVDQLRLMGGSALNTGAAMDYALTNMFQASTGSRKRQGVQQVLLLITGGPSQDEVKKIADKVAVAGVLTFTVSAGQADEAYLKTVAFVPNLAYHESRFSSLPSVVEQIMTPLISVVGDTDISVTDIEITKEPVVGGERDVAFLIDGSDNVRADFPYIRDFIIKVIEPLDIGQERVRISVVQHSERPAPNFYLNTYKDKAEVLRAVNDLRLAGGSSLNTGMALKFMKDTILSPVHGSRAAQNVPQFLIVLTGGKSKDSVKESASALKTDGVVPFGVGVKDADPKQIEAISHNPSFAFNVKEFSQLNMVQQRLNSYVSLPKEELKVILDQVHTDAVKRDIVFLLDGSDGTRSGFPAVRDFIQSIVGKLSVEENRDRVSVVQYADKPEAHFYLNSHKTKDAIINAISKMRHKGGRSLNTGAALQFVRHRVFTASSGSRRLEGVPQILILLTSKKSRDDVKGPAVALKDLEIVSLGVGVGDANVRELEMISFQPGFTYQVTEFSELPTIQPQLVAALKSLSKDTEESVAPGIPDVTPGIPDLVESDKKDVVFLIDGSDDSRTGFAGIRRFAEKIVESLNVEENDP